A stretch of Acropora muricata isolate sample 2 chromosome 7, ASM3666990v1, whole genome shotgun sequence DNA encodes these proteins:
- the LOC136923217 gene encoding uncharacterized protein encodes MAEEALKAGKTDRRSAKGTLTCGFKMEKPKMPKFAGDVRDYAIFRADFKHAIESKYSKRDAITFLRTCLQDKPLELIKGIGQDYDAAWDYLDSIYGDPRFVSDTITQDIVKFRALQPSEDARFCDLVHLVKQSFNTLKEVGSQNDMDNSHMLSIIEQKLCPDDRKVWSRDSERQGGKATLERLMNWMNIEMKSRMRATAPLRSSKSVYAFQVDTRNQKWHKCWYCKNSSHWPDTCPKFAALGIDQRMGVTKENHVCFSCLKPAGREHRADNCRRRQKCTKSDNGRECMQFHHPLLHKSTAFNIGTHVASLSEPNETLLPVITCKIYEQNGFQKQSNTLLDSGAQIGLIREEKAAALGLKGNDTAVTITKVGGEEETIKTKVYKVPVSSPNDSEMFSIKAIGIPSISEEVSEVQLKPIAKLLGLENERIRRGKGPVDLLIGIDHAQMHTGQTRQTGQLVARKTPLGWVVFGGPSGETLVNGRVCHVRLATPVDVTEFWKTEAMGVEVKPCICETDKLTQAEREEAEIISKSCEKLGKQWMVPYPWKKDPMMLPENKPLAMKRLESTERRLKKDPEQGAAYDKQMEEMKEMQFSRKLSKEELDNYKGPVHYIPHHAVIRPEKKSTPVRIVFNSSSVYQGHALNDYWLKGPDLLNSLFGVVLRFREREVAVMGDISKMYHRILIPEADQHVHRFLWRNLETEREPDVYVKTVLTFGDKPAPAMAQIALRKTAEENKKDCPEAAEVLSKNSYMDDICGSVDTVEQARALTKDLDKVLESGGFGVKGWTSNKVLTKRENQEKKFKMFQEDVEEKVLGVIWNYVTDEFNFKFKVDLLRSTDYSVDHGVKMTKRTLLSQVARFYDPIGFSAAFVIRAKIGLQELWQIGLHWDDNLPCHVKEKWIQFFKEMKELDKIGFKRCLVPPETPEAPVLCVFSDASQEAFGACAYVRQKTKQSTYEVNFVAAKSRLAPLKQLTIPRLELQAAVLTSRLAKTIIVKECTIQFADVKFFTDSSITLACIQSPSRSFKPFVSARVGEIQNNSDPSQWKHIPGEENVADDVSRGLHVQHLMGRWMKGPEFLKLPEEEWPVQTTTQYREEDMERRQVNAVSSVPYADVGKVIDVKNFSSWQRLIRVTAWIKRLAETIRHRRNALSGREGPLMPEELKNAEMSWIRSAQEDLKSRMKNGEFKTLSPFVDDKGIIKVGGRIDKAIMSYEEKHPVLLPSEHRISLLITSHMHNQGHPGIATMTAKTRRKYWILKASKLSKAVKFKCVTCRKMAHKAEMQLMADLPVLRLAPQTPPFHYTACDYFGPLSVKVGRNKRAQHYGVIFTCLNTRAVHLEMAVDLTTMEFIQVLSRFFSIRGYPAVLLSDNGSQMVGAARELRKMVQGLDSDQLREYCSERRIHWIFTTPAAPNQNGCAEALVRSCKRALKKAIGEQVLTPFKLYTCLLEVGNLVNQRPIGRVPNDPDDGKYLCPNDMLLGRATSEVPQGPFNDTKNPRRQVEFVQKIVDSF; translated from the exons ATGGCCGAGGAAGCCTTGAAAGCTGGGAAAACTGATCGGCGATCTGCCAAAGGAACGCTCA CTTGTGGTTTCAAGATGGAAAAACCTAAGATGCCCAAATTTGCAGGAGACGTAAGAGATTACGCCATTTTCCGTGCCGATTTTAAGCATGCGATAGAATCGAAATACAGCAAGAGGGATGCAATAACTTTTCTCCGCACCTGTCTGCAAGATAAACCACTCGAGTTGATTAAAGGGATAGGTCAAGATTACGACGCAGCGTGGGATTATTTAGACTCTATTTACGGAGATCCAAGGTTCGTGTCCGACACAATCACCCAAGACATAGTTAAGTTTAGAGCTCTGCAGCCGAGTGAAGACGCACGATTCTGCGACTTAGTCCATTTAGTTAAACAAAGCTTCAACACGCTCAAAGAAGTCGGAAGTCAGAATGATATGGACAATAGTCACATGTTGTCTATCATCGAGCAAAAATTGTGCCCAGATGATCGAAAGGTTTGGTCACGAGATTCGGAGCGTCAGGGAGGAAAAGCAACCTTAGAGCGGCTGATGAACTGGATGAACATAGAGATGAAATCACGTATGCGTGCTACTGCCCCGTTGAGATCTAGCAAGTCAGTCTATGCGTTTCAAGTCGACACACGCAACCAGAAGTGGCATAAATGCTGGTACTGCAAAAACTCGTCTCATTGGCCAGATACCTGCCCTAAATTCGCCGCACTCGGTATCGACCAGCGGATGGGGGTCACCAAAGAAAATCATGTCTGTTTTAGTTGCCTGAAACCAGCAGGAAGAGAGCATCGAGCTGATAACTGCAGGAGACGTCAAAAGTGTACAAAATCTGACAATGGAAGGGAGTGCATGCAATTTCATCATCCATTGCTTCACAAGAGCACGGCATTCAATATTGGCACGCACGTGGCGTCCCTCTCCGAGCCAAATGAAACTCTTTTGCCGGTGATAACTTGCAAGATCTACGAACAGAATGGGTTCCAAAAGCAAAGCAACACTCTTCTTGACTCGGGAGCGCAGATCGGCCTAATCCGCGAGGAGAAAGCAGCTGCACTGGGACTCAAAGGAAACGATACCGCCGTGACAATTACGAAAGTTGGAGGAGAAGAGGAGACGATCAAGACTAAAGTATACAAGGTCCCTGTATCCTCACCAAACGATAGCGAAATGTTCTCAATCAAGGCGATTGGAATCCCGTCCATTAGTGAAGAAGTGTCCGAAGTCCAGCTTAAACCAATCGCCAAGCTTCTCGGACTGGAAAACGAAAGGATACGCAGAGGCAAAGGTCCTGTTGATTTACTGATAGGAATCGACCATGCCCAGATGCATACTGGACAGACCAGGCAGACTGGCCAGTTAGTTGCAAGAAAAACGCCTCTTGGATGGGTGGTTTTCGGTGGACCGTCAGGTGAAACACTAGTTAATGGCCGCGTCTGCCATGTAAGACTTGCTACACCAGTAGATGTGACGGAATTTTGGAAGACGGAAGCAATGGGAGTGGAAGTTAAACCATGTATTTGTGAGACTGACAAGCTAACGCAAGCTGAGAGAGAGGAAGCGGAAATCATTTCCAAGTCGTGTGAAAAGTTGGGCAAGCAGTGGATGGTACCGTACCCCTGGAAAAAGGACCCTATGATGTTACCGGAAAATAAGCCATTAGCAATGAAACGGTTAGAAAGTACGGAAAGACGCCTCAAGAAAGACCCAGAACAAGGAGCGGCTTATGACAAGCAGATGGAGGAGATGAAGGAGATGCAGTTCTCAAGAAAGCTGTCTAAAGAAGAACTGGATAACTACAAAGGACCAGTGCACTACATTCCACACCATGCGGTGATTCGACCCGAGAAGAAGAGCACACCCGTGCGAATCGTCTTCAATTCGTCCTCAGTCTATCAAGGTCACGCGCTGAATGATTATTGGCTTAAGGGGCCCGACCTGTTAAACAGTCTGTTTGGAGTCGTCCTGAGGTTTAGAGAGAGAGAAGTAGCAGTGATGGGCGACATTTCCAAAATGTATCACCGCATACTCATCCCGGAAGCAGATCAACACGTTCATCGGTTCCTCTGGAGAAATTTGGAAACGGAAAGAGAACCCGATGTTTACGTCAAAACGGTCCTGACGTTTGGTGATAAGCCAGCACCTGCAATGGCTCAAATTGCGTTAAGAAAAACAgctgaagaaaacaagaagGACTGCCCGGAAGCAGCGGAGGTGCTATCCAAGAATTCGTATATGGATGACATTTGTGGTTCCGTAGATACTGTAGAGCAGGCTCGGGCGTTGACAAAGGATTTAGACAAAGTACTCGAGAGTGGAGGGTTTGGCGTAAAAGGCTGGACGTCAAACAAAGTTCTAACCAAGAGAGAAAATCAGGAGAAGAAGTTCAAGATGTTCCAGGAAGACGTTGAAGAAAAGGTGCTTGGGGTGATCTGGAATTACGTCACAGATGAGTTCaacttcaaattcaaagtaGACTTGCTGCGCTCGACAGATTATTCAGTAGACCACGGAGTAAAGATGACCAAGAGAACACTGCTCAGCCAAGTTGCCCGCTTCTACGACCCCATCGGATTCTCTGCTGCATTTGTCATCAGAGCCAAAATAGGTTTGCAAGAGCTGTGGCAGATTGGTCTTCACTGGGACGATAATCTTCCATGTCATGTAAAAGAAAAGTGGATCCAGTTCTTCAAGGAAATGAAGGAGCTTGACAAGATTGGCTTCAAGAGATGCCTGGTTCCACCCGAGACTCCAGAAGCACCCGTACTGTGTGTCTTTTCAGACGCTTCACAAGAAGCATTTGGAGCCTGCGCGTACGTCCGTCAGAAAACGAAACAAAGCACGTATGAAGTAAACTTCGTTGCAGCTAAGTCTAGACTGGCACCCCTAAAGCAACTCACAATTCCACGCCTGGAATTGCAAGCAGCCGTTCTCACCTCCAGACTCGCGAAAACAATTATTGTGAAGGAGTGTACGATTCAATTTGCGGATGTCAAATTCTTCACTGACAGCAGTATTACACTTGCCTGTATACAAAGTCCTTCCCGCAGTTTCAAGCCGTTTGTCTCGGCACGGGTTGGGGAGATCCAGAACAATTCGGACCCAAGTCAGTGGAAGCACATTCCCGGTGAAGAAAACGTAGCCGATGATGTGTCACGAGGATTGCATGTACAGCACCTGATGGGAAGATGGATGAAGGGTCCGGAATTTTTGAAACTTCCAGAAGAAGAATGGCCGGTCCAAACAACTACACAGTACCGAGAGGAAGACATGGAACGTCGCCAAGTTAATGCTGTCAGTTCAGTCCCGTATGCAGATGTAGGAAAGGTAATCGATGTGAAGAATTTCTCCAGTTGGCAAAGACTGATACGAGTTACTGCGTGGATAAAGCGACTGGCTGAAACGATACGCCACAGGAGAAACGCACTCAGCGGACGAGAAGGACCCCTCATGCCTGAAGAGTTGAAGAATGCTGAGATGTCATGGATCAGAAGTGCCCAAGAAGATTTAAAGAGTCGAATGAAGAATGGAGAATTTAAGACACTGAGCCCGTTTGTAGATGACAAAGGAATAATCAAGGTTGGAGGAAGGATCGATAAAGCAATCATGTCTTACGAAGAAAAACACCCAGTGCTGCTTCCCAGCGAACACAGAATATCACTACTTATTACCAGCCACATGCATAATCAGGGACACCCTGGAATAGCAACCATGACTGCAAAAACAAGACGAAAATACTGGATCCTAAAGGCCAGCAAGCTCAGTAAGGCTGTAAAGTTCAAGTGTGTTACTTGTCGAAAAATGGCTCACAAGGCAGAAATGCAGTTAATGGCCGATCTTCCAGTACTTCGCCTGGCACCACAGACCCCACCTTTCCACTATACTGCTTGCGACTATTTTGGACCTTTAAGTGTCAAAGTAGGACGAAACAAGAGAGCGCAGCATTACGGCGTCATCTTCACCTGCCTTAACACCAGAGCAGTTCACCTAGAAATGGCAGTGGACCTGACCACAATGGAGTTTATCCAGGTGCTTAGTAGATTTTTCTCTATCCGTGGATACCCGGCAGTGCTGTTGAGCGATAACGGGTCGCAGATGGTTGGTGCTGCTCGAGAACTACGCAAAATGGTCCAAGGTCTAGATTCTGACCAGCTCCGTGAATACTGTTCTGAAAGACGGATTCATTGGATATTCACCACTCCAGCTGCCCCCAACCAGAATGGATGTGCTGAGGCACTTGTTAGGAGTTGCAAGCGAGCTTTAAAGAAAGCAATTGGCGAACAGGTTCTGACCCCGTTCAAGCTGTACACCTGCCTCCTAGAAGTCGGAAATCTAGTAAACCAACGCCCTATCGGCCGTGTTCCAAATGACCCTGACGATGGAAAGTATCTATGCCCCAACGACATGCTCCTGGGACGCGCGACATCGGAAGTTCCTCAGGGCCCGTTCAACGACACGAAAAACCCTCGACGCCAAGTAGAATTTGTGCAGAAAATTGTAGATTCCTTCTAG